One Nostoc punctiforme PCC 73102 DNA window includes the following coding sequences:
- a CDS encoding serine/threonine-protein kinase has product MEVYCTRPRCPRPQNYFADLDDITTLKTTQQKYCTTCGMPLLLDGRYVPTKLLGRGGFGAAFLARDRRIPGMRQCVVKQFQPVGNLTSTQLQQAQIMFEREADVLAQLGNDHEQIPDLFAFFPVIVNSSQSGQEDQFFYLVQEYIDGQNLEEELVQQGKFSEHQVLEVLQEILKVLKFVHERGIIHRDIKPSNIMRRRDGKLFLLDFGAVKQVTNVALGSAASSTGIYSMGFAPPEQMAGGQVFPSTDLYALAVTLITLLTNQEAIQLFDAYSNQWKWREQVNVNSRLADILDKMLLPAANQRFQSAQEVLDALYSQPLAATQLNSPSVTLPPQSPKSSNPVVSQPPPTQPAFSTVELLGGAAFSGFEGALIAIALFSLVQSPIVTLSVACVILGILVFAQTRRWIEKFDLLIIPTITFAIIFFIPFLQGGLGIQAVVILSVAAALVAISLTAIFRLIYKLLSLIL; this is encoded by the coding sequence ATGGAAGTTTACTGTACTCGTCCACGTTGCCCACGCCCACAAAACTATTTTGCTGATTTAGATGATATTACAACCCTAAAAACAACGCAGCAAAAATACTGTACTACCTGTGGTATGCCACTACTGCTAGATGGTCGGTATGTGCCAACGAAGTTGCTGGGAAGGGGTGGATTTGGAGCAGCATTTTTGGCACGCGATCGCCGAATCCCAGGAATGCGTCAATGCGTGGTTAAGCAGTTTCAACCAGTGGGTAATTTAACCTCAACTCAACTGCAACAAGCACAGATAATGTTCGAGAGAGAGGCAGACGTTCTAGCACAACTTGGTAACGATCACGAACAAATTCCTGACTTGTTTGCCTTCTTCCCAGTGATAGTTAATAGTTCGCAATCAGGACAGGAAGACCAATTTTTTTACTTAGTACAAGAATATATTGATGGGCAAAATTTAGAAGAAGAATTAGTTCAACAAGGCAAATTTTCTGAACACCAAGTCTTAGAGGTGTTGCAAGAAATCCTGAAGGTGCTAAAGTTTGTCCACGAACGAGGCATTATCCACAGAGATATTAAACCCTCTAACATCATGCGCCGTCGTGATGGTAAGCTTTTTTTACTAGATTTTGGCGCAGTTAAGCAAGTAACAAATGTTGCACTTGGTTCTGCTGCTTCTTCCACAGGAATTTATTCTATGGGATTTGCACCGCCGGAACAGATGGCTGGGGGGCAAGTATTCCCATCTACAGACTTATACGCTTTAGCTGTAACTCTTATTACCTTGTTGACTAATCAGGAAGCAATTCAATTATTTGATGCCTATAGCAACCAGTGGAAATGGCGTGAGCAAGTAAATGTCAATTCTCGCCTTGCTGACATTTTAGATAAGATGCTGTTACCTGCTGCTAATCAGCGGTTTCAATCGGCACAGGAAGTTCTAGATGCACTTTACTCGCAGCCTCTAGCCGCTACACAGCTTAATTCACCTTCTGTAACACTTCCACCACAATCACCTAAAAGTTCTAATCCCGTCGTCTCCCAACCTCCACCAACTCAACCAGCGTTTTCTACAGTAGAATTGTTGGGTGGGGCGGCATTTAGTGGATTTGAAGGGGCATTGATAGCGATCGCCCTCTTCAGTTTAGTACAATCACCAATAGTTACTTTAAGCGTTGCATGTGTAATTTTGGGGATACTGGTATTTGCCCAAACTAGACGATGGATTGAAAAGTTCGATTTATTAATTATTCCAACAATTACTTTTGCGATTATTTTTTTCATTCCCTTTTTACAAGGGGGTCTTGGCATTCAGGCAGTGGTCATTTTATCAGTTGCAGCAGCATTGGTAGCCATTTCACTGACAGCCATATTTCGGCTTATTTATAAATTATTATCTCTCATCCTTTAA
- a CDS encoding choice-of-anchor E domain-containing protein — MTTKLLNTLAAATTLAGIVVTSGAANAASLSYSTSTNYEFTDIIDSPLSVQKFNSSLGTLQGITIEFTGDILGNAGFENRSPNARQATVNLGSQLSLKLNNQSLLELNPQYTSSYQVAKYDGISDYGGTSGKTLSNLTATQSGIQSFTDTQLLQSFIGNGNVDFLFSAIADSEVKGSGNISSYIDTYAKAGIKLTYNYDIKSVPEPSATLGIGLIAGLCLLSQRKKSWLKGSNS; from the coding sequence ATGACAACAAAACTATTGAACACTTTAGCTGCTGCTACAACTTTGGCAGGTATTGTTGTAACATCTGGAGCAGCTAATGCAGCTTCTCTCTCGTACAGTACTTCCACTAATTACGAGTTTACAGATATCATTGACTCACCTTTGAGCGTCCAAAAATTTAACTCATCTCTAGGCACACTCCAAGGCATAACAATAGAATTTACTGGCGACATACTTGGAAATGCAGGTTTTGAAAATAGAAGTCCAAACGCAAGACAAGCCACAGTAAATCTTGGCAGTCAATTAAGCTTAAAACTAAATAATCAGTCTTTGTTGGAACTGAATCCACAATATACTTCTAGTTACCAAGTTGCCAAATATGATGGCATCAGTGATTATGGTGGCACATCTGGAAAGACTCTTTCTAACTTAACTGCTACACAATCTGGTATCCAGTCTTTCACTGATACGCAATTATTGCAGTCTTTTATTGGCAATGGCAACGTAGACTTTTTGTTCTCAGCTATAGCCGACTCAGAAGTTAAAGGATCGGGCAACATTAGCTCCTATATTGATACTTATGCCAAAGCAGGTATCAAATTAACCTATAACTATGATATTAAATCAGTACCCGAACCCTCTGCCACACTTGGAATTGGTTTAATTGCTGGGCTTTGTCTGTTGTCACAACGCAAAAAAAGCTGGCTCAAAGGGTCAAATTCATAG
- a CDS encoding DALR anticodon-binding domain-containing protein gives MHYKLPVSNYKSIKRLLYSYLIKSLSIDTYNTENKCIKDKKIPLHKDRDVNRVLYTSSVSLQLSKSQNRKPMELASAIASDLSRTCGDVFRIQIVPPGWIHFELTHLTLATWLQSLAVGSLGEEGEMGSRKQGAGGKEVIFNSPPCPLPLDPLSFVPNAQSPIPNSLFAVQHAHARCCSLVLLAHREGLIKLKQPVTNTSQGFWDVISPNPLPWLNCDATLRLNHPGERRLIAELIQVVDNIESPDIKGSVKWEKLALNLSQAFEHFWSNCRIWGEVKAILPELAQARLGLLMATQSVLRYVLEEKLGVFAPLEL, from the coding sequence GTGCATTATAAATTACCAGTTAGCAACTATAAGTCAATCAAGCGGTTATTGTACAGTTATTTAATAAAATCACTAAGCATTGATACTTATAACACAGAAAATAAATGCATAAAAGATAAAAAAATTCCTCTACATAAAGATAGAGATGTAAATAGAGTTTTATATACCTCAAGTGTGTCTCTGCAACTGTCAAAATCTCAGAATCGAAAACCTATGGAGCTTGCTAGTGCGATCGCATCTGATTTATCAAGGACTTGTGGTGACGTTTTTAGAATCCAAATTGTTCCTCCTGGCTGGATACATTTTGAATTGACTCACTTGACCTTAGCGACTTGGTTACAAAGTCTTGCAGTCGGGAGTTTGGGGGAAGAGGGGGAGATGGGGAGCAGGAAGCAGGGAGCAGGGGGGAAAGAGGTAATTTTTAATTCTCCCCCTTGCCCCCTGCCCCTTGACCCTCTGTCTTTTGTGCCCAATGCCCAATCCCCAATCCCCAATTCACTATTTGCTGTTCAGCACGCCCATGCACGTTGCTGTTCGCTGGTATTGCTGGCTCACCGAGAGGGATTGATTAAACTTAAACAACCTGTTACAAATACTAGTCAAGGTTTTTGGGATGTTATTTCTCCTAACCCTCTACCTTGGCTCAACTGTGACGCAACATTACGGCTAAATCATCCAGGTGAGCGTCGTTTAATTGCCGAGTTAATACAAGTAGTAGACAACATAGAGTCCCCTGATATTAAGGGTTCTGTGAAATGGGAAAAATTAGCGCTGAATTTGAGTCAAGCTTTTGAACACTTCTGGTCTAATTGCCGGATTTGGGGCGAGGTGAAAGCTATATTACCAGAGTTAGCCCAAGCCAGACTCGGATTACTTATGGCTACTCAGTCAGTATTAAGATATGTACTAGAGGAAAAGTTGGGTGTTTTTGCGCCCTTGGAGTTATAA
- a CDS encoding PstS family phosphate ABC transporter substrate-binding protein, with protein MSQKNETLSLFLAVVITIGLIFSGLWFFMERWAQLNGTAAKSSGTNNTDNPINQFISSKCNVPNLLEGTFNYGGSTTWAPIRKDVDSVLESQCPRFILRYTQPPSGNAGSGTGIRMLIDNQLAFSQSSRSVKAEENAEAQQKGFSLKEIPVAIDGIAIAVNHDLNIPGLTVAQLKDIYTGKITNWQQVGGSNLPIKAYSRSEEAGGTVEFFVENVLNKEKFGANINYVGTTTEAVRKVAANPGGIYYASAPEVVPQCIIKTIPLGRTSSQLVPPYQQPFVSPSQCPSKRNQLNSQAFRSGDYAITRNLFVIIKQNGQTDQQAGEAYANWLLTPQSQDLIEKAGFVKIK; from the coding sequence ATGTCTCAGAAAAACGAAACACTTAGTCTTTTCTTAGCTGTTGTTATCACCATTGGCTTAATCTTTAGTGGCTTATGGTTTTTTATGGAACGGTGGGCACAACTAAATGGAACTGCTGCTAAATCTTCGGGGACTAACAATACAGATAATCCGATAAACCAGTTTATTAGTAGTAAATGTAACGTGCCCAACCTCTTAGAAGGGACATTCAACTATGGTGGTAGCACAACTTGGGCACCCATTCGTAAAGATGTAGACTCCGTACTAGAAAGCCAGTGCCCTCGGTTTATTTTACGTTACACTCAACCTCCATCAGGTAATGCAGGATCTGGAACTGGGATTCGGATGTTGATAGACAATCAACTAGCTTTTTCTCAATCTTCTCGTTCAGTAAAGGCTGAAGAAAATGCCGAAGCTCAACAAAAAGGATTTAGTTTGAAAGAAATTCCAGTAGCGATTGATGGAATTGCGATCGCTGTCAATCACGATCTCAACATCCCTGGTTTAACTGTGGCTCAACTCAAAGACATCTACACAGGCAAAATTACTAATTGGCAACAGGTGGGTGGGTCAAATTTACCAATTAAAGCTTACTCTCGTAGCGAAGAAGCTGGGGGTACAGTAGAATTCTTTGTCGAAAATGTTCTAAATAAAGAAAAGTTTGGTGCCAATATTAATTATGTTGGCACGACCACTGAAGCAGTACGAAAAGTAGCTGCAAATCCTGGGGGAATTTATTATGCTTCTGCCCCAGAAGTTGTACCTCAGTGTATTATTAAAACCATACCACTGGGACGCACAAGCAGTCAATTAGTGCCTCCTTACCAACAACCGTTTGTATCTCCATCTCAATGTCCCAGTAAACGCAATCAATTGAATAGTCAGGCATTTCGTAGTGGAGATTATGCAATTACTCGCAATTTATTTGTAATTATTAAACAGAATGGTCAAACAGATCAGCAAGCTGGCGAAGCTTATGCAAATTGGCTTCTGACACCTCAGAGTCAAGACCTGATTGAAAAGGCTGGATTTGTCAAAATTAAATGA
- a CDS encoding LysR family transcriptional regulator, with product MSDLPFTLDQLRILKAIAQEGSFKRAADSLYVSQPAVSLQVQNLERQLDVPLFDRGGRRAQLTEAGHLLLNYGEKILSLCQETCRAIEDLQNLQGGTLIVGASQTTGTYLLPRMIGMFRQKYPDVAVQLHVHSTRRTAWSVANGQVDLAIIGGEIPGELSESLEVLSYAEDELALILPVFHPFAKLETIQKEDLYKLQFIALDSQSTIRKVIDQVLGRCEIDTRRFKVEMELNSIEAIKNAVQSGLGAAFVSTSAIAKELQMGVLHRTPIEGVVVKRTLWLIFNPNRYRSKAAEAFSQEILPQFANPGWSQDVLKLAQKNIVVSTLDIAIPASSGED from the coding sequence ATGTCTGACCTTCCTTTCACTTTAGATCAGTTACGGATTTTAAAAGCGATCGCACAAGAAGGAAGCTTCAAGCGTGCCGCCGATAGTCTTTATGTCTCCCAGCCTGCCGTCAGCTTACAAGTCCAAAATCTCGAACGGCAGCTAGATGTCCCTTTATTCGACCGTGGAGGAAGACGTGCCCAATTAACTGAAGCAGGACATCTACTCCTAAATTACGGTGAGAAAATCCTCAGTCTGTGTCAAGAAACCTGCCGCGCCATTGAGGATTTACAAAATCTCCAAGGCGGTACGTTAATTGTCGGTGCTTCTCAAACCACTGGCACTTATCTTTTGCCTAGAATGATCGGAATGTTCCGACAAAAATATCCAGATGTGGCAGTGCAATTACACGTCCACTCTACTCGGCGGACTGCTTGGAGTGTAGCTAACGGACAAGTTGATCTGGCAATAATCGGCGGTGAAATTCCTGGTGAACTATCAGAATCTTTGGAAGTTCTTTCTTACGCAGAAGATGAACTAGCGCTGATTTTACCTGTCTTTCACCCCTTTGCCAAACTTGAAACAATCCAAAAAGAAGACCTATATAAATTACAATTCATTGCCTTAGATTCCCAATCGACCATCCGCAAAGTCATCGATCAAGTGCTAGGACGTTGTGAAATTGATACCAGACGTTTTAAGGTTGAAATGGAACTAAATTCCATTGAAGCAATTAAGAATGCTGTGCAATCTGGTTTAGGGGCTGCTTTTGTTTCAACAAGTGCGATCGCTAAAGAGTTACAAATGGGTGTTCTGCACCGTACCCCTATTGAAGGGGTAGTCGTCAAACGGACGCTATGGTTGATTTTTAATCCTAATCGCTATAGATCCAAGGCCGCAGAAGCCTTTAGTCAAGAAATTTTGCCCCAGTTTGCTAACCCTGGATGGAGTCAAGATGTGTTAAAATTGGCACAAAAAAACATCGTGGTAAGTACATTGGATATAGCAATACCCGCCTCCTCTGGCGAAGACTAA
- a CDS encoding PstS family phosphate ABC transporter substrate-binding protein, whose translation MSQKNETTILVLSILITAGLIAGGFWWFSRRSGVNLNSINSDGTKTPQAVLEQPSGKTFASIQDVPTGLFNYGGSTSWAPIRLVVDSPIQAARPEFRLRYVEPSNASPGTGTGIQSLIDGQLAFAQSSRPLLDQELSRAQQRGFSLKQIPVAIDGLAVAVNPNLKISGLTVDQLKSIYTGKINNWSQVGGPNIPIKPYSRRIADGGTVELFVQDILGGQAFSPNVEFVSTTTQALQKLAGSSGGIYYASAPEVIPQCSIKPLPLGRAQGQYIAPYQETFVLPSECPGKRNKLNIEAFQSGKYPITRNLFVVVKQNGQTEQQAGVAYANLLLTEQGQELITQAGFVKIR comes from the coding sequence ATGTCTCAAAAAAATGAAACAACTATTCTTGTTTTATCCATCCTAATCACAGCCGGGTTAATAGCTGGCGGTTTTTGGTGGTTTAGTAGAAGGTCTGGTGTTAACCTAAATTCAATTAATTCTGATGGCACTAAAACACCCCAGGCTGTATTAGAACAACCTAGTGGCAAGACTTTCGCCTCAATACAAGATGTTCCTACAGGGTTATTCAATTATGGAGGTAGTACATCTTGGGCACCGATTCGCTTGGTAGTTGATTCACCAATTCAAGCGGCGCGACCAGAGTTTCGGCTGCGTTATGTAGAACCCAGTAATGCATCTCCTGGAACTGGTACTGGCATCCAGTCACTGATAGACGGTCAGCTAGCCTTTGCCCAGTCTTCCCGACCACTTCTCGATCAGGAATTAAGCCGCGCCCAGCAGCGTGGATTCAGTTTGAAACAAATTCCTGTAGCTATTGATGGTTTAGCAGTCGCAGTTAACCCCAACCTCAAAATCTCAGGACTGACTGTAGACCAATTAAAGTCAATTTACACAGGCAAAATCAATAATTGGAGCCAGGTGGGTGGCCCCAATATCCCGATTAAGCCCTATTCTCGCCGCATTGCTGATGGCGGTACTGTAGAGCTTTTTGTCCAAGACATCTTGGGTGGTCAAGCTTTTAGCCCCAATGTGGAATTTGTCTCCACAACCACCCAAGCCTTGCAAAAATTGGCTGGTAGTTCTGGTGGTATTTACTACGCTTCTGCCCCAGAAGTGATTCCTCAATGTTCAATCAAACCCTTACCGTTGGGGCGAGCACAAGGGCAATATATTGCTCCTTACCAAGAAACATTTGTCCTCCCGTCTGAATGTCCTGGTAAACGGAACAAATTGAATATTGAGGCTTTCCAATCAGGAAAATACCCGATTACCCGAAATCTGTTTGTGGTGGTCAAACAGAATGGTCAGACTGAGCAGCAAGCAGGTGTCGCTTACGCCAACTTACTGCTGACTGAGCAGGGACAGGAATTGATTACCCAAGCTGGATTTGTCAAAATTCGCTGA
- a CDS encoding Crp/Fnr family transcriptional regulator, protein MQSPSSFSEASRPFLTWQRILDWAQEHYRCRTFSKDERIPARPGLLYLVQRGAIRMVGTAQVSATASQLTSRRINRTPEEAFLGFVGAGQPFEIVAQSPFTLQAYAHVDQTAVLWMYWHDLDNWPHFRREVMDAFRYQHQRKLLWLSALGQRRTIDRLLGFLTLLIEEYGEPAMSDTDPDVIRGYCLPFPLTHAQIGSAIGSTRVTVTRLMGKLRQRGLILTQGDNLICLPAESINRAG, encoded by the coding sequence ATGCAATCTCCATCCTCCTTTTCTGAGGCATCACGGCCTTTTTTAACTTGGCAACGAATTCTTGACTGGGCTCAAGAACACTATCGATGCCGTACCTTTAGCAAAGATGAGCGCATTCCAGCCCGGCCTGGATTGCTATATTTGGTGCAAAGGGGTGCGATCCGCATGGTAGGAACTGCCCAAGTTAGTGCAACAGCTAGTCAGCTAACGTCTCGACGAATTAACAGAACCCCAGAAGAAGCGTTCTTGGGTTTTGTGGGAGCGGGACAGCCATTTGAAATTGTTGCTCAGTCGCCATTTACACTCCAGGCTTACGCCCATGTTGACCAAACTGCGGTGCTGTGGATGTACTGGCATGACCTAGACAACTGGCCTCACTTCCGTCGTGAAGTTATGGATGCCTTTAGGTATCAGCACCAGCGTAAGCTGCTGTGGCTGAGTGCCTTGGGACAACGCCGTACAATTGATCGACTCTTAGGATTTCTCACATTGTTAATTGAGGAATATGGAGAGCCAGCAATGAGCGACACCGATCCTGATGTGATTCGCGGCTATTGTCTGCCTTTCCCCCTCACCCATGCCCAAATTGGTAGCGCGATTGGTTCGACCCGTGTCACCGTCACCCGCTTGATGGGTAAGCTGCGTCAACGCGGCTTAATCCTCACCCAAGGGGATAATTTAATTTGTTTACCAGCAGAATCGATTAATAGAGCTGGTTAA
- a CDS encoding ABC transporter substrate-binding protein has product MSQKNETAVLTLALLLTVGIVGGGVWWFTNGSGAKIGNTLIPGSEAGKNPSLQDRISFGDKTLTPGAVSAAKKEGVQAIAAKSYDKAIANFTDSLKLNRNDPEALIFLNNARIGSSKSYTIVASVPVGTDPNAALEILRGIAQAQNEINTSGGVKGVPLRVGIANDDDNPEIAKQIASNLVSNSEVLGIVGPNTSDSTLAAGTIYTSGQLVAISPTSTSVKISNFSRYVFRTVPSDFMAARSLANYMVRTLQKKNAVIFFNSQSNYSQSLKSEFVSSVSLEGGQVSSEFDLSKADFSTAKSVEQATKQGAEVLMLAANTETLDKALQVIQINQKKLTLLAGDDVYTAKTLEIGREQAVGMVVAVPWHIDGDPKSDFPQKSRQLWGGDVSWRSALSYDATVALIAALKRNPTRSGVQQALFSSDFSATGASGTIRFLASGDRNAPVQLVKIVPGSRSRTGYDFEPVR; this is encoded by the coding sequence ATGTCACAAAAGAATGAAACCGCAGTTTTAACCTTGGCTCTGTTGCTGACAGTTGGAATAGTTGGCGGTGGTGTGTGGTGGTTTACTAATGGCTCTGGAGCCAAAATAGGTAATACCCTCATTCCAGGTTCAGAAGCAGGCAAAAATCCATCCCTACAAGATCGGATTAGTTTTGGAGACAAAACTTTGACTCCAGGTGCGGTTTCTGCTGCAAAAAAAGAAGGAGTCCAGGCGATCGCTGCTAAAAGTTATGATAAAGCGATCGCTAATTTCACAGACTCCCTCAAACTCAACCGTAACGATCCAGAAGCGCTGATCTTTCTTAATAACGCCCGCATCGGATCTTCCAAGAGTTACACCATTGTAGCTTCTGTACCAGTAGGGACTGATCCCAATGCTGCTTTAGAAATTTTGCGTGGCATTGCCCAAGCACAAAATGAAATTAATACCTCTGGAGGAGTCAAAGGAGTACCGTTAAGGGTAGGGATAGCTAACGATGATGACAATCCAGAAATAGCCAAGCAAATCGCTTCCAACCTAGTCAGTAATTCAGAAGTATTAGGTATAGTTGGGCCTAATACTAGCGATTCCACCTTAGCCGCCGGTACTATTTATACTTCAGGACAACTTGTAGCAATTTCCCCTACCAGTACATCTGTAAAAATTTCTAACTTTAGCCGCTACGTTTTTCGCACGGTTCCCAGTGATTTTATGGCTGCTAGAAGTCTAGCCAACTATATGGTGAGAACCTTGCAGAAAAAAAATGCAGTGATTTTCTTTAATTCGCAAAGCAACTATAGCCAGTCTTTAAAGTCTGAGTTTGTTTCATCTGTTTCTTTAGAAGGTGGACAGGTATCCAGCGAATTTGACTTATCCAAGGCGGATTTTAGTACAGCTAAAAGTGTAGAACAAGCAACTAAGCAAGGTGCAGAAGTGTTGATGTTAGCTGCTAACACTGAAACTCTCGATAAAGCGCTGCAAGTAATTCAGATTAACCAAAAAAAGTTAACTCTGTTAGCGGGAGATGATGTTTATACCGCCAAAACTTTAGAGATTGGTAGAGAACAAGCTGTGGGGATGGTGGTGGCAGTTCCCTGGCATATTGACGGCGATCCTAAGTCAGATTTTCCCCAGAAATCGCGGCAGCTATGGGGCGGTGATGTGAGTTGGCGAAGCGCTCTCAGCTATGATGCTACAGTGGCTTTGATTGCCGCATTAAAACGCAATCCCACACGTTCTGGAGTTCAACAAGCACTCTTTTCCTCTGACTTTTCTGCCACCGGCGCTTCTGGTACAATTCGGTTTTTAGCATCAGGCGATCGCAATGCGCCAGTCCAACTTGTAAAAATTGTTCCTGGTTCTCGCTCTCGCACTGGTTATGACTTTGAGCCAGTGCGTTAA
- a CDS encoding Cof-type HAD-IIB family hydrolase yields the protein MQKASATHLASTDYQAAAKDIKLLVLDIDGTIAGHSNTISAGVKQAIVAAQAQGIPVAIATGRMYRSALRFHQDIGSTLPLMAYQGAWIQDPNTQQIHRHWAISREMAHQLLDYFEQPELRSLLSVHFYINDQLYVRELTRETQIYAERSAIIPIPVGDLRQTLTNEPTKILALSDDTDLIDRLLGNLRRQYTPAELYLTTSVATFFEATNASVNKGTAVRYLAEELLGLEIANVMAIGDNFNDVEMLESVGLGVAMGNAPEGVQAIAQWVAPSVEEDGAAVAIEKFLL from the coding sequence ATGCAGAAAGCATCCGCCACTCATTTGGCATCTACCGATTATCAGGCTGCTGCAAAAGACATTAAACTACTAGTTTTGGATATAGATGGCACGATCGCAGGACATTCTAACACCATCAGTGCAGGTGTAAAGCAAGCTATTGTGGCAGCCCAAGCACAAGGGATTCCAGTGGCGATCGCTACAGGTAGAATGTATCGTTCAGCCTTGCGCTTTCATCAAGACATCGGCTCTACCTTACCATTAATGGCTTATCAGGGAGCCTGGATTCAAGACCCGAACACTCAACAAATTCATCGCCATTGGGCTATTTCCAGAGAAATGGCCCATCAGCTACTCGACTATTTTGAACAGCCTGAGTTGCGATCGCTTCTATCTGTCCACTTTTACATCAACGATCAGCTATACGTCCGTGAGTTAACCAGAGAAACCCAAATTTATGCAGAACGTTCTGCTATTATCCCGATTCCCGTTGGTGATTTGCGCCAAACCTTAACAAATGAACCAACAAAAATTCTCGCTTTATCTGATGACACAGATTTAATCGATCGGTTATTGGGGAATTTGCGCCGCCAATACACACCTGCTGAACTTTATCTCACAACATCCGTTGCTACTTTCTTTGAAGCAACTAACGCCTCTGTGAATAAGGGAACTGCTGTGCGTTACCTAGCCGAAGAGTTACTGGGATTAGAGATAGCCAACGTTATGGCGATTGGTGATAACTTCAATGATGTAGAAATGCTAGAGTCTGTTGGACTTGGTGTAGCTATGGGCAACGCACCTGAAGGAGTTCAAGCGATCGCGCAGTGGGTAGCTCCTAGTGTAGAGGAAGACGGAGCAGCAGTAGCAATTGAAAAGTTTTTGCTGTAA